The genomic stretch GGTCGGGGGGAGGGTccgtggggtttggggggtcctggggtCCATGGGGGGGGCTCGGGCGTGCCGTCGGTGATGATTTGGGGGGGTCCCGGCCAGGGTTCGGGGGGGGTCCCGGGCAGTGTTTGGGGGGGGTCTcgggcagggtttggggggtcCCGGCCAGGGTTTTGGGGGTCTCGGGCAGGGTTGGGGGGGTCCGGGCAGGGTTTTGGGGTCTcgggcagggtttgggggggtaCCCGGCAGGGTTTTGGGGGTCTCcggcagggtttgggggggtcCCGGGCAGGGTTTTGGGGGTCTcgggcagggtttggggggtcCCGTGGGCTTTGCCGGCAGTGTTCTGGGGAGGCCTTGGAGCTGCTTTTGGGGCTGGGGGCGCGGGGTCCCTCTCGGGCTGTTTTTTGGGGGATTCCCCTCTGACCGACCCCCCGGCCCCCCCAGACGTGGACGAGTGCGCGGCCGAGGGGCCGCGGCCGTGCCGGGGCTCCATGAAGTGCCTGAACCATTTCGGGGGGTACCTGTGCCTGCCGCGCTCGGCCGCGCTGCTcagccccgggcccggccccgcccccgccccgccccccgccccgcccccgccccgccccgccccgccccccgACGGCCGCTGCCCACGAGGCTTCGGCCCCGCCCCCGACGGCACCTGCGCAGGTAAAGGGGGCGGGGCCTGCTCGGTGGGCGGGGAGGATGGGCGGGGTTGTATGGACGCAGATTGGTGGGCGGGGATGAAAGGGGGCGTGGTTATGTATATGCAAATAGGTGGGCGGGCTGTGAAAAGGGGCGGGGGTGGGGTCGATGAGCAGCGGGCTGAGCAGAGTGGGTGGAGCCAGTTTTGTGGGCGGTGCCTGTTTGTGGGCGCGGTCTGGAAGGGTGGGGCTGCCCGGGGGGGTTTCACGGGGGGTGTTATTCCGGGAGGGGTCCCGCCGGGGCAGGGAGGTGCCCCCTGGTCACGGTCCCCATTTCGGGGGTCCCGCtgctcccccctcctcccctgcccccccAGACGTGGACGAGTGCGCGGGGCCCCCCCCGTGCCGGCCCAGCCAGGAGTGCATCAACCTCCCGGGGGGCTTCGAGTGCCGCTGCCCCCCCGGGTACCGGCACCGGGACACCGAGTGCGTGGGTCAGTGcggggggggtctggggggtaCGGGGGGGTTTGGGGCGGGGATATGGGGGGGTTGGGGGCGTTGGGGGGGGCATGCGGGGGTCTGGGGGAAGCtggaggggatttgggggtgtctgggagggtttggggggatttggggtgggggtcTTGGCTGAAGTGAGCTGTGGGAATCTCTGGGGTGGGTGTGGCAACCAGGGGGTCTTTATGGGCAGTTTTGGGGTACTTTTGGGCGATTTTGGTGCAGACGAGGACGAGGGCTGGGTGTGGCTCCCGGGGGTGTTCAcagggtggttttggggtgaatttggACGATTTTGGCGCAGACGAAGACGAGTGCCAGTTCCgctggtgccagcacagctgcgCCAACTCCCCCGGAGCCTTCGCCTGCCGCTGCCACCCTGGCTTCAGCCTCGGCCCCGACGGCCGCTCCTGCCTCGGTCAGAGACCCCCCCAGACCCGGCTGGGAGCCCCTTCCCCGCCCTCCTGGGGGCCGGGGGCAGGTGAGGCCCCCCGGGCCCCCTCCCCAAGCCCCCGGGGTCTCTCTGTGCCCCCCAGACGTGGACGAGTGCTCCATGGGCGCCCGCTGCTCCCAGCGCTGCCTCAACACCTTCGGCTCCTTCCGCTGCCGCTGCCGGCCCGGCTTCGCCCTGGGCGCCGACGGGCACCGGTGCCTCGGTAAGACACGCCCACCGCGGGGGACACGCCCACTGTGGGATAAACACGCCCACTGTGGGATGGACACATCCAGGTGTGGCACGGGCGTGGCCGGGGTGGGGCCGAGGGATCCTCGGGTGTCCCTGTGGGGGCTCCGGACACCCCCGGGGGTCTCTCGAGGGTCTCTCTGTGCCCCCCCCGGGGTCTCACCGGGGTCTCTCTCCCCCCCTCCGGGGTCTCAGATGTGGACGAGTGCCAGGGGCGGGTCCCGTGCCAGCACCGCTGCCAGAACCTCCCGGGGGGCTTCAACTGCCTCTGCCCCCCCGGCTACGCCGAGGAGGGAGGGCTCTGCCGGGGTAGGGGGGCGCTGGGGGGGGAGTCGGGGAGTTATGGGGGGGTTGAGAgtttgggggtgctgggggggcGTTTGGGGGGCTTTAGGGTGGGTTTGGGAGCTTTGGGGGGCTCTGAGGCCGTCTGGGGGTctctggggaagcagaggagcCGTTTGGAGGGGGGGGTTAGCGGGGGGTCTGTGGGGaggctggggggctctggggttgattttggggggctgtgggtaggtttgggggtttgtggTCAGTGTGGGGGcgctgcagggcactgggggggctcagcctcccccaaagccccccccccttttcccccagaCCGGGACGAGTGCGCCGAGGGCTCCCACGGCTGCGGGGGGGCCCAGAACTGCCTCAACACTTTCGGGGGGCACCTCTGTGTCCCCCGCGAGCTCTGCCGAGGACCCTACACCCCCCACCCCCGCAGCAACGGGTACggaccccccccaccccccccaaaatcccgGTGGGGGAGGGGACCCCTCCCTACGCCCCCAAAATCCGGGGGGCTCCTCCTTACCCACCCCGGGGGTCCCTGTAACCCCAGTGGGGGGCCCCGAGATCTCAGAGGAGTTTTGGGGGTCTCGGGGGGGTGTCCCGGGCTAAGAGGCCCCCCCAATTCTCCTTTTCGGGCCGCCAGGACCTGTGTGTGCCCCGGGGGGGTCCCGGGCTGTGCCCCCCGCCCCCGCTGGCTCCTGCACCGGTTCCTGGCGCTGCCCCAGACCCCCGAGGTCCCCGCCGggattttccagctccagcacccccCGGGGGACCCCCAAAGGCTGCGGCTGCGGGGGGGCCCCCCCGGCACCTTCCGCCTGAGGGTACTGAGGAgtgggggggctctggggggggCCCAGCAGGAACCGAGGGGGCttggggggagctgggggggctctgggagggTCAGGGGGATTCTGGTGGGTCTCGGAGGCattggggggctcggggggaaTCTGAGGGTGTCGGGGGCGGTTCTGAGGAAGCTGTggagttttttggggggtggtgAGGGGAGGATGGTGGGGGGTCTCTGGGGGCGCTCCGGGCTCTCTTTGGTGTCTCGGGCGGtatttggggaggggtccccagggtattttgggggggggggtcggtgggaatttggggggctgggggtgaggtCTCAATGTGGCCCCGCCCCCCCGCAGGCGCTGACCAATCACAGCTCGCTGCTGGAGCTCGCGCGCCCCCTGGCGGGCCCgcggcagctgctgctggaggtggagcTGCTCCGCCCTGGGCCTCGCCCTCCGCACGAGGCCCCGCCCTCCGCCACAGGGGCCCCGCCCCCAAGCGCATGGGACCCGCCCCCTCCGGCTGGGCGTGGCCTGGCTTTGCTCCGCCTCCATCTGTCAGTGGGGGCCCACCCGTTCTAGGGGGGGGACATCCCCAAAACTCCACTGGGACCCCCCAAAACCCTCCTGCGACCCCCAAAACTTCCACTGGGACCCCCACGACCCCCAGTTTTCCCACCAGCCCTCACAACCCTTCCCAAGACCCCCTGGGATCTCCCCTGGGCCCCCCCAAGGGCCCCAAGCCCCCGTGGGACTGCCCCAAAACCTCCCAGGAAACGCCAAAACCTCCCTGGGATGGCCAGAATTTACCTGGGACcccaaaatttcttttttcagcacTCCCCCATCCCCAAGAGACCCCCAAAGAACCCCTAGGAACCCCCAGTTTGGGGGCAAAGAACGAGTCCTGAGCAGTTTTGTGTACTGGGAACTGGGCGGGactgggggggtctgggggggacTGGTGCCCCCCAAAACCACACTGACActtctgcctccctccccacaAGGGGGTGCTCTTTATTTGCCACGCCCTCGGAAGCCCCGCCCCTGGGGGCGTGGTCAGTGCCCCACCCGCACGTGGGGGTTGTTGAGCGGCTCGAGGGCGGGGTCGGAGTCGGCCCCgcccctgcccaggctgcccaatAGGAGCAGGAGCAGCGCGAAGGCCGCGGCCCCGCCCAGGCACAGCGCCAGCAGGGGGCGCCGCGGGGCCCCGCGCACGCGGCACCTGCGGGGGAGGGGTCAGACAGGGGGGACCCCAAAGGGACCCCAGAGGGGCCCTAAAGAGACCCCCAGGGAGATCCCCAGCTGACAGTCCCaccccccctgcagcccccagccccacctcagCCCCGGGGGCAGCCACGCCCGGGGTCTCCTCCGGTATTTCTTGTCCTCCTCGCCGTCGGGGGGGCTCCAGGGCTCGCGGCCCCCCAGGGGCTTTCggggggcagagcctggggggcGGAGCGACATTAttgccctgcctgggctgggggcccCGCCCCCCCCTGCCCACCGTGGGGgtcccagcccccccagcccccagacTCACCCGCGTGCAGCGTCGGGGTCTCCCCTCCCCCCATGTGGACGACGGcgtggggggtgggggggctcggggggggcTCCGGGGGGGTCACGGGGGCTGCAGAGACAGAATTGGGGttgggggctgccctgggaggggtagggtgccccagggcaggactCGGGGGGGTCTCAAGGGTTTGGAGTGGAGTGTGCCAGGAAAGATTTGGGGGGGGCTTGAGGTGTCCCAGAGGGTTTTGGGGTCCCAGGGAGATTTGGGTGTCCCAGAGGGGGCTCAGGggagggccagggctgcagggagggtttTGGGGGCCCTGGGGGTGTTTCTGGGGAccctggggtggttttgggggcCTGGGGGTGTTTctgggggtggttttggggtctCCTCTCACCGTCCCAGCTCCCGTCGGGCTCTGGGCAGGTCTCAGGTTCTGGTGACGCCTCCGAGTCTTCGATCTGGGGGGAGATTGGGGGGTGTCAGGACACTctgggggggcacagagggggGTCGGGGGGCACACTCTGACACTcaccaggggcagccccaggccgggccgggcccagGCTGCCGTCCGGAGCCGCGCCCTCAGCGCCTCGGCCACGGGGCCCTGCAggttggggggggggaagagcGGCCCCCCGCACTGGGGGCAGCGGTGCCCGGCGGGGGCCGTGCGGGGGGGCAGCGCCCGAGCCCACCCGGCCAGGCACGGCCAGTGGAACACGTCTGGGGGGGCACGGGGGCGTCAGGGCACACCCGGGACCCCACAGAGCCCCCCCAGTTCCATTCCGGCCCCCCACTCCCCCTAGCAGATGAGGTGCCCCTGGACCCCAGCCCCCGCCCAGCCCCTGGAACCCCCCCCCCGAGCCCCCAAGCCCCCTCTCCACCGTAGCAGATGAGGTGCCCCCGGCCCCCTGAGCCCCTCCGAGCCCCCCCGAGCAGGCCAGgcgcccccagccccccaaagTCCCCTCCCCACCGTAGCAGACCAGGCGCCCCTGACCCCCGGAGGctcccagagccatcccagccccccaaagccccccgagccccctccccaccgTAGCAGACCAGGCGCACGGTGTCGCGCTCGCCCAGCGGCGCCTGGCACAGCGGGCACTGCGGGCTGTAATCGCtgtcctgcagccactgcaggtACGAGCGCACGATGCACTGCGAGGACAAGGTGGGTCAGCGCCGAGGGACCCCCGGAGCCCCCAGACCACCCCGGAGACCCCCGGCCCACCTTGGGGTGGGCGCTGACCAGGCAGCT from Serinus canaria isolate serCan28SL12 unplaced genomic scaffold, serCan2020 HiC_scaffold_116, whole genome shotgun sequence encodes the following:
- the ZFPL1 gene encoding zinc finger protein-like 1 isoform X1; protein product: MGLCKCPKRRVTTLFCFEHRVNVCESCLVSAHPKCIVRSYLQWLQDSDYSPQCPLCQAPLGERDTVRLVCYDVFHWPCLAGWARALPPRTAPAGHRCPQCGGPLFPPPNLQGPVAEALRARLRTAAWARPGLGLPLIEDSEASPEPETCPEPDGSWDAPVTPPEPPPSPPTPHAVVHMGGGETPTLHAGSAPRKPLGGREPWSPPDGEEDKKYRRRPRAWLPPGLRCRVRGAPRRPLLALCLGGAAAFALLLLLLGSLGRGGADSDPALEPLNNPHVRVGH
- the ZFPL1 gene encoding zinc finger protein-like 1 isoform X2 produces the protein MGLCKCPKRRVTTLFCFEHRVNVCESCLVSAHPKCIVRSYLQWLQDSDYSPQCPLCQAPLGERDTVRLVCYDVFHWPCLAGWARALPPRTAPAGHRCPQCGGPLFPPPNLQGPVAEALRARLRTAAWARPGLGLPLIEDSEASPEPETCPEPDGSWDGSAPRKPLGGREPWSPPDGEEDKKYRRRPRAWLPPGLRCRVRGAPRRPLLALCLGGAAAFALLLLLLGSLGRGGADSDPALEPLNNPHVRVGH
- the LOC127061151 gene encoding EGF-containing fibulin-like extracellular matrix protein 2 — translated: MGPPSLLLLLFFGASVAPAAPPDLEEPEDYAECSDGYEWDPETEHCKDVDECAAEGPRPCRGSMKCLNHFGGYLCLPRSAALLSPGPGPAPPDGRCPRGFGPAPDGTCADVDECAGPPPCRPSQECINLPGGFECRCPPGYRHRDTECVDEDECQFRWCQHSCANSPGAFACRCHPGFSLGPDGRSCLDVDECSMGARCSQRCLNTFGSFRCRCRPGFALGADGHRCLDVDECQGRVPCQHRCQNLPGGFNCLCPPGYAEEGGLCRDRDECAEGSHGCGGAQNCLNTFGGHLCVPRELCRGPYTPHPRSNGTCVCPGGVPGCAPRPRWLLHRFLALPQTPEVPAGIFQLQHPPGDPQRLRLRGGPPGTFRLRALTNHSSLLELARPLAGPRQLLLEVELLRPGPRPPHEAPPSATGAPPPSAWDPPPPAGRGLALLRLHLSVGAHPF